A single genomic interval of uncultured Pseudodesulfovibrio sp. harbors:
- a CDS encoding Hpt domain-containing protein, with protein sequence MSQDFLDPEILVDFFIEAKEHLETIEPNLLELEKAPENLGLLNEIFRPMHSLKGASGFLGLNKINRLAHKAENILDELRQGSMQVTGSIMDLILSATDALRTMVDNLEQNGVEGEVDTDPIIAQIELALAGEPLGEQVPEVAVEPPSDAVFESEPDAVIDVEPITVEIPQPEPEPAPVAEETGSVAMTASFQPVPDPDFDDTPYVLTTVGEGHLADFLEEAQEIVENLNRCLLALEGEPSGNDELINDTFRYFHNLKGNSGIIGFKELNSLTHEAETLLNKVRKGDMECNQAIIDLLLASVDLIEDLIGKVDLDTNKVTPVDTSVMAQMLQKVTEEGDASMIQLDRDGAVGESSVQEGQEAAGAESAMPASEYDPEDVSLFQQTIKQQFEAVVVALGLLRKDPNQKDLIDGLFRTFQTIQNSTGYMGLDEIKEYAGRTVGLVDQGRKTDMDFSLMLDILEQEFAILKEMILKAMEGIVGGPVEDPTENVVIPESAAGGTPKVEPAPAAPVEPAVPAAPVAPKQAPAPAAAPNTQAPPAKPAAAAQKKAPQPAPAAPKKAMPTSPVKNGASGGQPPAKPKASSTIRVDHHKLDHLMNVIGELIINRNRYAMLARALEEGHEDVQVVAQQLTETTYAMARISDDLQDTIMKVRMVPVQSVFSRFPRLVRDLSRKSGKQVELIMEGEETEFDKSVVEEIGDPLVHLVRNAVDHGLEDEQARVMAGKKPKGHVWLRAYHKGNSVAIEVEDDGRGMDPEKLKQVAIRKGVITPEEANSMDDREALELIFAPGFSSAEKVTDISGRGVGMDVVKTNIKNLKGSVHTQSEVGKGTKLTLTLPLTLAIIDALMVQVAGETFAIPLDAVSETTKIEVEQLSDVNNRKAVTLRGEVLGIVELAELLDLPQSMEERDVLPMVVIQDNDRRLGLVVDRLLERQEIVIKPLGQYLNDFNLQGLSGATIMGDGSVVLILDPHEIYSISTQLGRRDTSSVSALTVGK encoded by the coding sequence ATGAGCCAGGACTTCCTTGATCCGGAAATATTAGTTGATTTTTTCATAGAGGCGAAGGAGCACTTGGAAACGATCGAGCCGAATCTGCTCGAATTGGAAAAGGCTCCCGAGAATCTAGGACTGCTCAATGAGATTTTTCGCCCGATGCACTCCCTCAAGGGGGCATCAGGTTTTCTCGGTTTAAATAAAATCAACAGGTTGGCCCATAAAGCTGAAAATATTCTGGATGAATTGCGTCAAGGCTCCATGCAGGTGACCGGGTCTATCATGGACCTCATCCTTTCGGCTACGGACGCTTTGCGGACCATGGTGGACAATCTTGAGCAGAACGGAGTCGAGGGTGAGGTCGATACCGATCCTATCATCGCACAGATCGAACTGGCTTTGGCTGGTGAACCCTTAGGCGAACAGGTTCCCGAGGTTGCTGTCGAGCCTCCATCTGATGCTGTTTTTGAGAGTGAACCGGATGCTGTCATTGATGTTGAACCGATTACTGTAGAAATTCCTCAGCCTGAACCCGAACCCGCTCCTGTTGCGGAAGAAACAGGAAGTGTTGCCATGACTGCATCGTTTCAGCCTGTCCCTGATCCTGATTTTGATGACACTCCCTATGTGCTGACGACTGTCGGCGAAGGGCATCTTGCCGACTTCCTTGAGGAAGCTCAGGAGATTGTTGAAAATCTCAACCGCTGTCTTCTTGCGCTGGAGGGTGAACCCAGCGGAAATGACGAATTGATCAACGATACTTTTCGGTATTTTCACAACCTCAAGGGGAACAGTGGGATTATCGGGTTCAAGGAGCTTAATTCCCTGACCCATGAAGCTGAGACATTGCTTAACAAGGTTCGTAAGGGAGATATGGAGTGTAACCAGGCGATTATTGACCTGTTGCTCGCCTCCGTTGATCTTATTGAAGATTTGATTGGTAAAGTCGATTTGGACACCAACAAGGTGACGCCTGTTGATACCAGTGTCATGGCACAGATGCTTCAGAAGGTGACTGAAGAAGGGGATGCGTCCATGATTCAGCTTGATCGTGACGGCGCGGTTGGTGAGTCCTCGGTGCAGGAAGGACAGGAAGCGGCTGGTGCTGAAAGTGCGATGCCTGCTTCCGAATACGATCCTGAGGACGTTTCTCTTTTCCAGCAGACGATCAAGCAGCAGTTCGAGGCGGTTGTCGTCGCCCTTGGACTTTTGCGTAAGGACCCGAATCAGAAAGACCTGATTGACGGCCTGTTCCGGACATTCCAAACTATTCAGAATTCCACCGGATACATGGGGCTTGACGAGATCAAGGAATATGCCGGACGAACCGTCGGTTTGGTGGATCAGGGCCGTAAGACTGATATGGATTTCAGCTTGATGCTGGATATTCTTGAACAGGAATTTGCGATTTTGAAGGAGATGATTCTCAAGGCCATGGAGGGAATCGTCGGTGGGCCGGTTGAAGATCCTACTGAAAATGTAGTGATCCCGGAGTCGGCGGCAGGCGGCACTCCGAAGGTTGAGCCTGCTCCTGCCGCGCCGGTCGAGCCAGCAGTGCCTGCCGCTCCCGTCGCGCCGAAGCAGGCTCCGGCTCCCGCGGCCGCTCCCAATACTCAGGCTCCACCAGCGAAACCTGCGGCTGCGGCTCAGAAAAAAGCACCACAACCTGCGCCCGCAGCGCCCAAGAAAGCCATGCCGACTTCTCCTGTGAAAAACGGGGCTTCCGGTGGACAGCCTCCGGCAAAGCCCAAGGCTTCCAGCACGATTCGTGTTGACCATCACAAGCTCGATCATCTGATGAACGTCATTGGCGAGCTTATCATCAACCGTAACCGGTATGCCATGCTCGCGCGTGCTCTTGAAGAGGGGCATGAGGACGTGCAGGTTGTCGCCCAGCAGTTGACTGAAACGACGTATGCCATGGCCCGTATTTCCGATGACCTTCAGGATACGATCATGAAGGTCCGCATGGTACCGGTTCAGTCTGTTTTCTCCCGCTTTCCTCGTTTGGTGCGAGACTTGAGTCGCAAGAGCGGCAAGCAGGTCGAGCTGATCATGGAAGGTGAAGAGACCGAATTCGATAAGAGCGTTGTCGAGGAGATCGGCGATCCCCTGGTTCACCTTGTCCGCAACGCCGTGGACCATGGGCTTGAGGATGAGCAGGCGCGAGTCATGGCGGGTAAGAAGCCCAAGGGCCATGTCTGGCTGCGTGCGTATCACAAGGGGAATTCCGTTGCCATTGAGGTCGAAGACGATGGTCGCGGCATGGACCCGGAAAAGCTTAAGCAGGTTGCCATCCGAAAGGGTGTTATCACTCCCGAGGAAGCCAACAGCATGGATGATCGCGAAGCGCTAGAGTTGATTTTCGCGCCCGGTTTTTCTTCTGCGGAAAAGGTGACGGACATTTCCGGACGCGGTGTCGGAATGGACGTGGTCAAGACCAATATCAAGAATCTCAAAGGCAGCGTGCATACCCAGTCCGAAGTGGGCAAGGGGACCAAGCTGACTTTGACCCTGCCGCTGACGTTGGCGATCATTGACGCGCTGATGGTTCAGGTGGCCGGTGAGACGTTCGCGATTCCGCTGGATGCGGTTTCCGAGACCACCAAGATCGAGGTTGAACAGCTCTCCGATGTCAACAACCGCAAGGCCGTTACCCTGCGTGGTGAAGTCCTCGGTATTGTGGAACTGGCTGAACTGCTTGATCTGCCTCAATCCATGGAGGAGCGGGACGTTTTGCCGATGGTCGTGATTCAGGACAATGACCGTCGTTTGGGACTGGTCGTTGATCGTCTGCTGGAGCGGCAGGAAATCGTTATCAAGCCACTTGGCCAGTACCTGAATGATTTCAATTTGCAGGGACTTTCCGGTGCAACCATCATGGGTGACGGTTCCGTGGTCCTGATTCTTGATCCCCATGAAATCTACAGTATATCCACACAGCTCGGTCGCAGAGATACCTCTTCGGTTTCGGCTTTGACCGTTGGCAAGTAA
- a CDS encoding HDOD domain-containing protein, producing the protein MEEDLKTSVRGEILSVKDLPTLPHVLDEVTKLVEDPDASSEAIAKVISTDQVLSAKVLKMVNSPIYGFPGRISSIQHALVLLGFNVIRGIIISTSVFDMMEQAMKGLWEHSLGCATACNIIARRAGFEDPEEYAVAGLLHDLGKVVTAVQLPDLHKTITDTVKAKELTYFQAEKDVMGFGHDRINAWLARHWGLPPNIREAMSRHHAPQLAEFYKPMSCVVHIGDFLVRLFEFGNSGDDQTAYLRPEALIELKFKMSDLDKVMDEMADQFLEVSDLTF; encoded by the coding sequence ATGGAAGAAGATCTGAAAACCAGTGTCCGGGGCGAAATCCTTTCAGTCAAGGATCTGCCCACATTGCCGCATGTGCTGGATGAAGTGACCAAGCTCGTCGAAGACCCGGACGCATCCAGTGAAGCCATCGCCAAGGTCATTTCTACCGATCAGGTGCTTTCAGCCAAGGTGCTCAAGATGGTCAACTCGCCCATTTACGGATTTCCCGGCCGCATCAGCTCGATTCAGCACGCGCTCGTTCTGCTCGGTTTCAATGTCATTCGAGGCATCATCATTTCCACATCGGTCTTCGACATGATGGAGCAGGCCATGAAAGGTTTGTGGGAGCACAGTCTTGGCTGCGCCACCGCCTGCAACATCATTGCCCGTCGTGCCGGTTTTGAAGACCCCGAGGAATACGCGGTTGCCGGATTGCTGCATGATCTCGGCAAGGTCGTGACAGCCGTTCAGTTGCCCGATCTGCACAAGACGATCACTGATACCGTCAAGGCCAAGGAACTGACGTATTTTCAGGCAGAAAAGGATGTCATGGGATTCGGGCATGACCGCATTAACGCATGGCTCGCCCGTCATTGGGGGCTTCCTCCGAACATCCGGGAGGCCATGTCCCGCCATCATGCGCCGCAGTTGGCTGAGTTTTACAAGCCCATGTCCTGCGTCGTGCATATTGGTGATTTTCTTGTTCGTCTGTTCGAATTTGGCAATTCCGGTGATGACCAGACTGCCTACCTCAGGCCGGAAGCGCTCATCGAACTCAAGTTCAAGATGTCCGATCTCGACAAGGTGATGGATGAGATGGCGGACCAGTTCCTTGAAGTCTCTGACTTGACGTTCTAG
- the ybgF gene encoding tol-pal system protein YbgF — translation MKHLKLILLVSLCSLAFGCTAAKQNTATDTASIEWRIKSLEESFLNFREEQRRQADQNAENAEDIKERLDAVEEQVASLKSDESMAAAPDDMTGTPEDKGWVTDLKPDEDGWVEGQKPAPSKPTAQSGEEKPWAQVPGPPPVIPEPKVVKRHAVAKKPVASKRKATGAQSMYDKALAKYRAEDFEGARGAFDELLKKYPNSDLAPNALYWKGETYYSQKDFAQAILTFKEVTGRFPKHHKSASALLKIGMSYDRVGDPDNAIFYMRALVEDFPRSEPAKLARKELTRLGG, via the coding sequence ATGAAACACCTGAAGCTCATTCTACTCGTCTCACTTTGCTCACTGGCCTTTGGCTGCACCGCTGCCAAACAGAACACGGCCACGGATACGGCAAGCATTGAGTGGAGAATAAAGAGTCTTGAGGAAAGTTTTCTGAATTTTCGTGAAGAGCAGCGCCGACAAGCTGATCAGAACGCCGAGAATGCTGAAGATATCAAGGAACGCCTTGACGCCGTGGAAGAACAGGTCGCTTCGTTAAAGAGTGATGAATCCATGGCCGCCGCTCCCGATGACATGACCGGGACTCCCGAGGACAAGGGCTGGGTGACCGACCTCAAGCCGGACGAGGATGGATGGGTCGAAGGCCAGAAGCCTGCTCCTTCGAAACCCACCGCCCAGAGCGGAGAGGAAAAACCGTGGGCGCAGGTGCCCGGACCGCCGCCGGTCATCCCGGAACCCAAGGTCGTCAAACGTCATGCCGTTGCGAAAAAGCCTGTTGCTTCCAAGCGCAAGGCGACTGGTGCCCAGTCAATGTATGACAAGGCGCTCGCCAAATATCGTGCGGAAGATTTTGAAGGCGCACGCGGGGCATTCGATGAACTCCTGAAGAAGTACCCCAATAGCGATCTGGCTCCCAATGCCCTGTATTGGAAAGGGGAGACATATTATTCCCAAAAGGACTTTGCCCAGGCTATTCTGACTTTCAAGGAAGTGACCGGGCGTTTCCCCAAGCATCATAAATCCGCTTCCGCGTTGCTCAAGATCGGCATGTCGTATGACCGGGTAGGTGATCCTGACAATGCGATCTTTTACATGCGTGCCTTGGTGGAGGACTTCCCTCGGTCCGAACCGGCGAAGCTGGCGCGCAAGGAATTGACTCGTCTCGGCGGGTAA
- a CDS encoding TMEM165/GDT1 family protein, which yields MDWKLLATTFGTLFVAELGDKTQLACMLMTAKTQKPWTVFLGSSLALVLVSFLGVMFANFICQYIPPEIIKKVAAVSFVVMGCLIFFDKI from the coding sequence ATGGACTGGAAACTTCTTGCGACGACTTTCGGTACGTTGTTTGTGGCCGAACTTGGTGACAAGACGCAGTTGGCGTGCATGCTGATGACTGCCAAAACACAGAAGCCGTGGACCGTCTTTCTCGGATCGTCACTGGCGCTGGTTCTTGTCAGTTTTCTAGGTGTCATGTTTGCGAATTTCATTTGCCAGTACATTCCTCCCGAAATAATCAAGAAGGTTGCTGCCGTTTCCTTTGTCGTGATGGGATGCCTGATCTTTTTTGATAAAATTTGA
- the dprA gene encoding DNA-processing protein DprA codes for MDMQKEFFACLALRHTPRLGPVFWKQLFARYDSVFDAVQDAAFWPSRGFEARGVKQLAKACATEVWRKKAEAEYKAALHAGMTAITWFDPRFPQSLRDIEDPPLLLYVAGDVSLLGNPGVAVVGARECTPLGLESAGRISTQLANIGITVVSGLALGIDRQAHLGGLRGIGRSIAVLGCGLDIDYPRGNRDVRQALERNGLVVTEYGPGEGARGSNFPYRNRIISALSLGVLVAEAAHNSGSLITARLAGEQGRDVFALPGPLGQPTFTGCHRLIKQGAALVENAEDIVAILRYDFARELENIPDPEPAKEADEIDASEAKVKKAAKKSSEKKVEPERDVPDSEKRPLRKRPSAVEREDIVLNEEEQEVMAVLNQMDKVHIDALGRDLEWESARVSKVLLMLEMRGAVQQLPGMWYLARECQQ; via the coding sequence ATGGATATGCAAAAAGAGTTTTTCGCCTGTCTCGCACTGAGACATACGCCGCGTCTCGGCCCGGTGTTCTGGAAGCAGCTTTTTGCTCGTTATGACAGTGTTTTTGATGCTGTTCAGGATGCCGCTTTTTGGCCGTCGCGAGGTTTTGAGGCCCGTGGGGTAAAACAGCTTGCCAAGGCGTGTGCCACTGAAGTGTGGCGTAAAAAGGCGGAAGCGGAATACAAGGCCGCATTGCACGCGGGCATGACCGCCATTACATGGTTTGATCCGCGTTTCCCACAATCTCTCAGGGATATTGAAGACCCTCCATTGCTCCTTTATGTTGCTGGTGATGTTTCACTCCTCGGAAATCCCGGGGTAGCCGTTGTCGGCGCGCGTGAATGTACGCCTCTCGGGCTTGAATCCGCAGGGCGCATCAGTACACAGCTTGCCAATATCGGTATTACCGTCGTGTCCGGTCTGGCTCTCGGTATTGACCGGCAGGCCCATCTCGGCGGCCTGCGCGGGATTGGGCGTTCCATAGCCGTTCTCGGTTGTGGGCTGGATATTGATTATCCGCGTGGCAATCGTGATGTGCGGCAGGCGCTTGAGCGGAATGGACTGGTGGTGACAGAGTATGGTCCTGGTGAAGGGGCGAGAGGCAGCAATTTCCCGTATCGCAACAGGATAATCAGCGCGCTGTCGCTCGGTGTGCTTGTTGCCGAGGCCGCGCACAACAGCGGGAGCCTCATCACGGCACGTCTGGCAGGAGAGCAGGGGCGGGATGTTTTCGCCTTGCCCGGTCCTCTCGGGCAGCCGACATTCACCGGTTGTCATCGGCTCATCAAACAGGGTGCCGCTTTGGTGGAAAATGCTGAGGATATTGTTGCGATTTTGCGGTATGATTTTGCTCGTGAACTGGAGAATATCCCTGATCCCGAGCCTGCGAAGGAAGCTGATGAGATAGATGCTTCCGAGGCCAAGGTAAAAAAGGCCGCGAAGAAGTCGTCCGAAAAGAAGGTTGAGCCGGAGCGTGACGTCCCGGATTCGGAAAAGCGTCCCCTGCGTAAGCGGCCAAGTGCCGTAGAACGGGAGGACATTGTCCTCAACGAGGAAGAGCAGGAAGTCATGGCAGTACTCAACCAGATGGATAAAGTTCATATCGACGCCCTTGGGCGTGATCTTGAATGGGAGTCTGCGCGTGTGAGCAAGGTGCTGCTCATGCTTGAGATGCGTGGGGCTGTGCAACAGTTGCCCGGGATGTGGTATCTGGCTCGAGAATGTCAACAATAG